In Nomascus leucogenys isolate Asia unplaced genomic scaffold, Asia_NLE_v1 Super-Scaffold_361, whole genome shotgun sequence, a single window of DNA contains:
- the RNASE6 gene encoding ribonuclease K6 produces MVLRFPLLLLLLVPWGPVCLLHAWPKHLTKAHWFEIQHIQPSPLQCNRAMSGINNYTQHCKHQNTFLHDSFQNVAAVCDLLSIVCKNRWHNCHQSSKPVNMTDCRLTSGKYPQCRYSAAAQHKFFIVACDPPQKSDPPYKLVPVHLDSIV; encoded by the coding sequence ATGGTGCTAcgctttcctcttcttttattgCTGCTGGTTCCATGGGGACCAGTGTGTCTGCTTCATGCTTGGCCTAAGCATCTCACCAAGGCTCACTGGTTTGAAATTCAGCATATACAGCCAAGTCCTCTCCAATGCAACAGGGCAATGAGTGGCATCAACAATTACACCCAGCACTGTAAGCATCAAAATACCTTTCTGCATGACTCTTTCCAGAATGTGGCTGCCGTCTGTGATTTGCTCAGCATTGTCTGCAAAAATCGTTGGCACAACTGCCACCAGAGCTCAAAGCCTGTCAACATGACTGACTGCAGACTCACTTCAGGAAAGTATCCCCAGTGCCGCTATAGTGCTGCTGCCCAGCACAAATTCTTCATTGTTGCCTGTGACCCCCCTCAGAAGAGCGACCCCCCCTACAAGTTGGTTCCTGTACACTTAGATAGTATTGTCTAA
- the LOC115830345 gene encoding ribonuclease pancreatic, translated as MALEKSLVLLPLFVLMLLVLGWVQPSLGKESRAKKFQRQHMDSDSSPSSNSTYCNQMMRRRNMTQGRCKPVNTFVHEPLVDVQNVCFQEKVTCKNGQANCYKSNSSMHITDCRLTNGSRYPNCAYRTSPKERHIIVACEGSPYVPVHFDASVEDST; from the coding sequence ATGGCTCTGGAGAAGTCTCTTGTCCTGCTCCCCCTGTTTGTCCTGATGCTGCTGGTGCTGGGCTGGGTCCAGCCTTCCCTGGGCAAGGAATCCCGGGCCAAGAAATTCCAGCGGCAGCACATGGACTCAGACAGTTCCCCCAGCAGCAACTCCACCTACTGCAACCAAATGATGAGGCGCCGGAATATGACACAGGGGCGGTGCAAACCAGTGAACACCTTTGTGCACGAGCCCCTGGTAGATGTCCAGAATGTCTGCTTCCAGGAAAAGGTCACCTGCAAGAACGGGCAGGCCAACTGCTACAAGAGCAACTCCAGCATGCACATCACAGACTGCCGCCTGACAAACGGCTCCAGGTACCCCAACTGTGCATACCGGACCAGCCCGAAGGAGAGACACATCATTGTGGCCTGTGAAGGGAGCCCATATGTGCCAGTCCACTTCGACGCTTCTGTGGAAGACTCCACCTAA